The following are encoded in a window of Staphylococcus piscifermentans genomic DNA:
- a CDS encoding LysR family transcriptional regulator, giving the protein MKIMQLEYFLAVVRYNSFTRAAQFLHISQPSLTTAIKKMEADLGYPLFIRTTKELKITEKGIQFYKYAQSLVNHYHKTLDRMYDLNISDEPRLKLSILESTSPWVALVIQQHHKTYQKQRYQIIEQHNMESIISSLLNFDVHFALSNEKIDRDTIVSVPLYNEPYVLIAPKDTIESTTQKATDLQHLPLILTNRQYQVRKHLDEYFKQMNIHPNIVLEVDRFETATTMVHRGLGYAIIPRFYYQSFSANQLSAIKITPIIERTIYINYLEQRKLSEIAKTLIDECINYWKIQ; this is encoded by the coding sequence ATGAAAATTATGCAATTAGAGTATTTTTTAGCGGTCGTCCGCTACAACAGTTTCACGCGTGCTGCTCAATTCTTGCATATCAGTCAGCCCTCTTTGACTACTGCAATTAAAAAGATGGAAGCAGACCTAGGTTATCCGCTATTTATCAGAACAACTAAAGAGTTGAAAATTACTGAAAAAGGCATTCAGTTTTATAAATATGCTCAATCTTTAGTAAATCATTATCACAAAACGTTGGATCGCATGTATGATTTGAATATTTCTGATGAGCCGCGACTCAAACTTTCAATATTGGAGTCTACGAGTCCTTGGGTCGCATTAGTGATTCAGCAGCACCACAAGACTTATCAAAAACAACGCTACCAGATCATAGAGCAACATAATATGGAAAGCATTATTTCCAGTTTATTGAATTTCGATGTACATTTCGCTCTCTCAAATGAAAAAATAGATCGTGATACCATCGTTTCTGTTCCACTTTATAACGAACCTTATGTATTAATTGCACCCAAAGACACGATTGAAAGTACTACTCAAAAAGCAACTGACTTACAACATCTTCCATTGATTTTAACTAACCGTCAATATCAAGTCAGAAAACATTTGGATGAGTATTTCAAACAAATGAATATCCATCCTAATATTGTATTAGAAGTAGATCGTTTCGAAACGGCTACTACTATGGTACACAGAGGCTTAGGCTATGCTATTATTCCGCGTTTTTACTATCAATCTTTTTCAGCCAATCAACTGAGTGCTATTAAGATTACACCGATTATTGAACGCACGATTTATATCAATTACTTGGAACAACGGAAATTGTCGGAAATTGCGAAGACTTTGATTGATGAATGTATTAATTATTGGAAGATACAGTAG
- a CDS encoding ribose 5-phosphate isomerase A translates to MDIRALKLKTVEDAVAEIKDGMVVGIGTGSTIELLLPRIAELLNTGTHIIGVCTSNKTALLAKELGIKIVDVNDVDYIDVAIDGADEFDADLNLIKGGGGALFREKVIDDLAERFVVIADETKFVDYLGQTFKLPVEVDKFNWMLVAKKITRDTQAQVSRRNVEDIPFVTDNGNYILDVELLPNTDAYAMHEYLIHLTGVLETGYFLDVADRVIIGTQDGVKILDRA, encoded by the coding sequence ATGGATATAAGAGCTTTGAAATTAAAAACTGTTGAGGATGCAGTCGCAGAAATTAAAGATGGCATGGTAGTGGGCATTGGTACAGGAAGCACTATTGAATTATTATTGCCCCGAATTGCAGAACTGCTAAATACAGGAACACATATCATCGGAGTGTGCACTTCGAATAAAACTGCATTACTAGCAAAAGAGCTTGGTATTAAGATAGTAGATGTAAATGATGTCGACTATATTGATGTGGCCATTGATGGTGCGGATGAGTTTGATGCTGACTTAAACTTGATTAAGGGTGGCGGTGGAGCACTCTTTCGTGAAAAAGTTATTGATGATTTGGCAGAACGTTTTGTGGTCATTGCTGACGAGACAAAATTTGTCGATTATCTCGGACAAACTTTCAAACTGCCAGTTGAAGTTGATAAGTTCAATTGGATGCTGGTGGCGAAAAAAATTACACGTGATACACAAGCGCAAGTCTCACGCCGAAATGTGGAAGATATTCCATTTGTTACAGATAATGGTAATTATATCTTAGACGTTGAACTGCTTCCGAATACAGATGCGTACGCTATGCATGAATACTTGATTCATTTAACAGGTGTCTTAGAGACGGGATATTTCCTTGACGTGGCTGATCGCGTTATTATCGGCACACAAGACGGAGTTAAAATTTTAGATAGAGCTTAA
- a CDS encoding CPBP family intramembrane glutamic endopeptidase encodes MNMKRISGFQWAMTIFVFFVLAFAFPLILKDFQTAVPFKRFVFDMSTLAPFIAAIICILVFKNKRAQIASLKLSLSFKVIERLLLAMILPLIILIICMFIFNTYADSFIILQSKNLSVSIWTILIGHLCMAFFVEFGFRSYLQNIVETKMNTFFASIIVGVLYAIWNVNTTYSIEYTLYNLLYSFAFSMIIGELIRATKGRTIYIAVVFHALMSFALVFFFSEEVGDLFSMKVIALSTAAVAAAFIILSLIIRAALYYFTKDSLEEVDPDNYLDYPKDPEDDDIKTSSAAEQQAKEDTDPENTSAEKENLEEAPEAESHPTSTAVEDAEEEIKQSEENTNPNNKRSTFSKKNQRR; translated from the coding sequence ATGAATATGAAACGTATATCAGGTTTCCAATGGGCGATGACAATTTTTGTCTTCTTTGTACTTGCCTTTGCATTCCCATTGATTCTGAAAGATTTTCAAACAGCAGTACCATTCAAACGTTTTGTCTTTGATATGAGTACTCTGGCACCTTTCATTGCAGCTATTATCTGCATACTAGTATTTAAAAACAAACGTGCTCAAATCGCGAGTTTAAAACTCTCACTCAGTTTCAAAGTTATTGAAAGATTATTATTGGCAATGATTTTGCCGCTTATTATTCTTATAATCTGCATGTTCATCTTTAACACATATGCAGACAGCTTTATCATTTTACAATCAAAAAATTTATCCGTTTCCATATGGACTATTTTAATCGGGCATTTATGCATGGCGTTTTTTGTAGAATTCGGTTTCCGTTCTTATTTACAAAACATCGTTGAAACGAAAATGAATACCTTCTTCGCTTCTATTATAGTAGGTGTTTTATACGCGATCTGGAATGTTAATACTACATATTCAATAGAATATACACTCTATAATCTGCTCTATAGTTTTGCATTCTCAATGATTATCGGTGAACTCATCCGCGCAACTAAAGGACGTACCATTTACATCGCAGTGGTCTTCCACGCTCTCATGTCCTTTGCACTCGTCTTTTTCTTCAGTGAAGAAGTCGGCGATTTATTCTCAATGAAAGTAATCGCCCTAAGTACAGCAGCAGTTGCAGCCGCCTTTATTATCCTAAGTTTAATTATCCGTGCTGCACTTTACTACTTTACTAAAGACTCATTAGAAGAAGTCGATCCGGATAACTATCTCGACTATCCGAAAGACCCAGAAGACGATGACATCAAGACTTCATCCGCAGCTGAACAACAAGCGAAAGAAGATACAGACCCTGAAAACACTTCTGCAGAAAAAGAAAACCTTGAAGAGGCTCCTGAAGCAGAGAGCCATCCTACTTCTACTGCCGTCGAAGATGCAGAAGAAGAAATCAAACAATCAGAAGAAAATACGAATCCAAACAACAAACGCTCTACATTTTCAAAGAAAAATCAACGACGTTAA
- the hutG gene encoding formimidoylglutamase, whose product MYKQANPDLWQGRVDSETDKSQFRHFQTIELKDINETKVDEKAGTGILGYAVDKGVELNNGRVGAQEGPDAIRKAFGNLSVLTPCPVYDYGNVYHDHDHLIDTQEEYAELAAKMFKNHNYSFLVGGGHDIAYAQYLAMRKAYPDASIGVINIDAHFDTREAESSTSGTSFRQILESDDNADYFVMGIQSASNTKHLFDYAEERGIEYVTADEILHEISPTIKDKIDHFINRHDVIMFTICMDVVDSAFAPGVSAPAVNGLTPHIILELSRRIVGHPKLVSISVAETNPLYDMDNRTAKLVALFLHNFIH is encoded by the coding sequence ATGTACAAACAGGCCAATCCAGATTTATGGCAAGGCAGAGTGGATAGTGAGACAGATAAATCGCAATTTCGCCACTTCCAAACAATTGAATTGAAAGATATCAATGAGACGAAAGTAGACGAAAAAGCAGGAACGGGCATCTTAGGATATGCAGTAGATAAAGGAGTAGAGCTGAATAACGGACGTGTCGGGGCACAAGAAGGTCCTGACGCTATCAGAAAAGCATTCGGCAACTTATCTGTTTTAACACCATGTCCGGTATACGACTATGGCAATGTGTACCATGATCATGACCATTTAATTGATACGCAAGAAGAATATGCAGAATTAGCTGCAAAAATGTTTAAAAATCACAATTATTCTTTCTTAGTCGGTGGGGGACACGACATTGCTTATGCGCAATATTTAGCGATGCGTAAAGCGTATCCTGATGCTTCAATTGGTGTGATAAACATTGATGCTCACTTTGACACGCGTGAAGCTGAATCTTCAACTTCAGGCACAAGCTTCAGACAAATTCTTGAAAGCGACGATAATGCTGACTATTTCGTTATGGGTATTCAATCTGCAAGCAATACGAAACATTTATTTGATTATGCTGAAGAACGTGGTATTGAATATGTGACTGCGGACGAAATTTTGCATGAAATTTCACCTACCATCAAAGATAAAATCGACCATTTTATTAATCGCCATGATGTTATCATGTTTACAATTTGTATGGATGTTGTAGATAGTGCATTTGCTCCAGGTGTGAGTGCCCCGGCAGTCAATGGATTAACACCACATATTATTTTAGAATTATCTCGACGTATTGTCGGACATCCGAAACTTGTTTCAATCAGTGTGGCTGAAACAAATCCGTTATATGATATGGATAATCGGACTGCGAAATTAGTTGCACTCTTCTTGCATAACTTTATTCATTAA